GGGATCGTCGAACGCCCGGAACTACGCACTCGGGTGGGTCAAAGAAGCCCTCCACGACTGGTGCATCACCCGGACGCTCGAGTGGGGCGTCAAGTTCCCGGGAAGGGACGATCTCGTCGTCTACGTCTGGGTCGACGCACCGATCGGGTATATCTCGTTCACGAAGGAGTGGGCGGACCGCGTCGGTGCGGACTGGAAGGACTACTGGTGCGGTGACGATACCCGGGTCACGCACTTCATCGGTGGCGACATCATCTACCACCACTGCGTCTTCTGGCCTGCACTCCTGGAAGGCGCCGGCATGGATCTGCCGCACGCCGTCGTCGCAAGCGGGATGGTCACGATCGAGGGGAAGAAGTTCTCGAAGTCACGCGGCTATGTCGTCTGGACGAACGACGACTACCTGGAGCAGGGTCTCCCCGCAGACTACCTCCGCTACTATCTCCTTGCCTACACGAACCACACCAAGGAGCTCGACTTCTCCTGGAAGGTCTACCAGCAGCGGGTAAATAGCGAGCTCGTCGGGACACTCGGCAACTTCATCTACCGCACCATGCACTTCGCCGCGAAAGAGTTCGGCGGCGTCCCGGCGGTTCCGGCAGAGCCTGCCATCCTCGAGGAGATCGATCGCTCCTTCGCCGCCGTCGACCGGGCGATGCGGGAGTACGAGTTCAAGAATGTTGTCGATGCGATGATGACGCTGGCGTCGTTCGGGAACGGTTACATCCAGAACAACGCGCCCTGGAAACTGATCAAGGAAGACCGGGCTGCGGCGGAGCAGGTGATCGCAAACTGTCTCCAGCTCGTCAAAGCTCTCATCCTCGTCTTCGAGCCCCTCCTCCCCGAGACGGCGCAGCGGGCGTGGGAGATGCTCGGTTACGGCGACGCCGCACAGGTTCACACGTTCGCGGAGGCGACGGAGCCTATCGGTGCGCGAACGCTTGAAAAGCCGGCGCCGCTCTTTGTCAAGATCGAGGACGACCGGATAAGCGACCTCGAGACGCTCCTCGGCCAGCGTGTCGATGCGGCGAAGAAAGCCGCGGAGAAGAAGCAGGTAAAGACGGTTCCGATCGAGCTTTTCGGCGAGCTCGAGATCCGGGTCGCCCGCGTCATCACAGCAGAACCGATCAAGGGATCGAAGAAACTCTATAAACTGACGGTCGACCTCGGCGACGAACGCCGGCAGGTCGTGAGCGGGATCGCGCAGTTCTACTCGCCGGAAGAACTCATCGGGCAGGACGTCGCGATGATCGCAAACCTCGCACCGGCGAAGATCTTCGGTGTCGAGAGCCAGGGGATGATCCTCGCCGCCGGAGATGCGGCATCACTCCTCGTACCGCTCCGTCCGGTCAGCCCGGGGACACCGGTCCGTTGATCAGGAACACCTGATCTATCCTGTTTTTCAGCGAACTCTGGTCGTAAACGACGATCCGCCACCGTCCGGCAGGCGAGAACGGGTGGGCGGCGGGAAGATAGGCGGCCGTAAAGACCATCTCCTGCTCGTCGGTGATCCAGTAGCCGGACACAGCTTCGTCATCTACGGGAAAACGGAAGATGTACGCGGTCTCCCCCGCGCCGAGCGTCGTGTTCCGGAGGATCGCGGTATGCACATCACGGAGCGTTCCTTCGGGGTCGATGAGGTAGATCCGGCAGTTCGTGAGGTTGATCGCGTTCTCTGTGCCGGATATGCGTACTACCGGTGTCCCGGCATATCCGGCGACGGTCTCAACCGGGAGGGGCAGTGCCGGGTCTGCGGCTGCAGTCTCCCCTCCCGGCACCAGGAGACCTGCGGCTACGACGGTCATCAGCACTGCAGCTATGGTTATGGCAGAGATCGTCGCCGTCCCGGTGGAGATGGAGCCCCGTTTCACGAGCAGCCTGTGGGCGTCTTCTTATATTTGAAACTATGGGTGCAGCGGCGCAAAAGAGATGAAGCGGGCCTGGAGGGATTCGAACCCCCGACGTCCGGGTTAGAAGCCCGGCGCTATGTCCTGGCTAAGCCACAGACCCTTGCCTTGTTCCCATATAGA
This sequence is a window from Methanoculleus taiwanensis. Protein-coding genes within it:
- the metG gene encoding methionine--tRNA ligase, producing MSGKPLLVTCGLPYTNGPCHIGHLRTYVPADFYVRYMRRAGEDVVFICGSDNHGTPIVISAEQEGSTPRELSERYHDHFDSTFKRMLVEFDRFGMTDDPVNHETTKDLVQRLIDRGYVYPKTISQSYCPDCSRFLPDRYVEGICPHCGAIARGDECDQGCGQHLEPGEIRDALCKVCGAKAEFRDQEHYFFKLSEFKDFLLEYLPDLRGSSNARNYALGWVKEALHDWCITRTLEWGVKFPGRDDLVVYVWVDAPIGYISFTKEWADRVGADWKDYWCGDDTRVTHFIGGDIIYHHCVFWPALLEGAGMDLPHAVVASGMVTIEGKKFSKSRGYVVWTNDDYLEQGLPADYLRYYLLAYTNHTKELDFSWKVYQQRVNSELVGTLGNFIYRTMHFAAKEFGGVPAVPAEPAILEEIDRSFAAVDRAMREYEFKNVVDAMMTLASFGNGYIQNNAPWKLIKEDRAAAEQVIANCLQLVKALILVFEPLLPETAQRAWEMLGYGDAAQVHTFAEATEPIGARTLEKPAPLFVKIEDDRISDLETLLGQRVDAAKKAAEKKQVKTVPIELFGELEIRVARVITAEPIKGSKKLYKLTVDLGDERRQVVSGIAQFYSPEELIGQDVAMIANLAPAKIFGVESQGMILAAGDAASLLVPLRPVSPGTPVR